The genomic window AATTTATGCGGTGACTTGGGAACATCATAGAACAGTGGCTGCTTGGATGGGTGGTGGCGAAAAATCTCGCCTCTATGTTTCTGATGATGCCGGTGATTCTTGGAAAATGTTGACTTCAGGTCTTCCTCAAGGTAAATGGGGTAAAACAGGTTTGGCTATTTCTCCTCAAAATCCAGATGTATTGTATGCTGCTATTGAATTGAACCGTAAAAAAGGCGGTGTTTGGAGATCTGAAAACAGAGGTGGTCATTGGACTAAAATGTCTGATGTAGTTTCTGGAGGTACAGGTCCTCATTATTATCAAGAAATCTATGCCTCTCCACATAAATTCGATCGTCTCTATTTCATGAATAACGCTTTAATGAAATCCGAAGATGGTGGTAAAACTTTCGAATATATGGACGAAACAGCTAAACATGGCGATAGTCATGCGATGGCATTCAAAGCTTCCGATCCAAATTACATTCTTGTAGGAACAGATGGAGGCGTTTACGAAAGTTTCGATTTGGGAAGTACATGGAGATATATGGAAAACATTCCAGTGACTCAATTCTATAAAGTAGCCGTGGACGATACATTCCCATTCTATAATGTATATGGTGGCACTCAAGATAACAGTACAGAAGGTGGTCCATCTAGAACCATGAATCACCATGGTATTCGTAATGCCGATTGGAAAGTAGTCTTGAATTGGGATGGTCACCAACCCGCTACAGAACCTGGCAACCCAGATATTATGTATGGCCAACGTCAGCAAGGTACTTTATCAAGAATTGATTTGAAATCAGGAGAAGTCATTGATATTATGCCTCAACCAGCAGCCGACGAAAATTATGAGCGTTACAATTGGGATGCACCCATTTTAGTATCTCCTCATCAACCTTCAACCATCTATCATGCCTCTCAGCGATTATGGAAATCGACTGATCGTGGTGATTCTTGGACGGCTTTGTCAGAAGATTTAACTAGAAATGAAGAACGAATTGCTTTGCCTATTATGGGTGGTGTGCAAAGTTGGGATTCTCCTTGGGATATCTATGCAATGTCTAACTTCAGTACGATTACCTCAATTGCTGTATCACCAAAAAATGAAAAAGTTATTGCAATAGGTACAGATGATGGTTTGATTCAGTTTACTTCTGATGAAGGACAGACTTGGAAGAAGATTGAGGCAAGCACTTTGGGGGTTCCTAAACGTTCGTACATAAATGATATTAAAGCCGATTTATTTGATGAAAACACATTCTATGTAGCATTAGATAACCACAAAGAAGGTGATTACAAACCGTATTTATTAAAGACGACAGATAAAGGAAATTCATGGTCGAAGATTCAAAATGGTTTTGGTGACAAAAACCTGGTTTGGCGAATCGTTCAGGATCATGTATCAAAAGATCTTTTGTTTGCAGGTACCGAATTCGGTGTTTATTTCAGTAATAATGCGGGTGATTCATGGACAAAATTAAATGGTGGAATTCCTACTATATCATTTAGAGATTTGGCTATTCAAAGAAGAGAAAATGATTTGGTTGCTGCTTCATTTGGCCGTGGTTTCTATATTTTAGATGATTACACAGCACTTCGTGATGTCAAAGAACAACAAATCGAACAGACTGCTTCTTTGTTTGCTCCAAGAAAAGCTTGGTGGTACATCCAAAAATCAACCGTAGACTTTGATGATAAACGAGGTACCCAAGGTAGTCAGATGTACGTTGCCGATAATCCTGATTTCGGTGCCACTTTTACTTATTATTTAAAAGAATCCATCAAAAGCTTAGAGGAAATCAGAGTTGAATCAGAGGCGGTTGCCGGAGCTCAATTCCCGGGCTGGGAAGCTTTAGAGACAGAAAAAAGAGAGATGAAGCCGTTTGTCTATTTGGAAATCAAAGACCAAAACGGAAGTATCATTAATAGAGTGAAAGCCACTAATGCTAAAGGATTCCATAGAGTGACTTGGGATTTAAGAGTCGGCGGAACTGGTACAATCACTTTAGATGGAAATGAAGAACAATTGCATTCTTTCTTAGCTGCACCTGGAAAATATACTGCTTCTTTACATTCTTTCGAAAGTGGTAAAACCAATACATTAACGGAACCTGTGGAAGTAGTGGTCGAACGTCTTGGTGAAACGGCATTAGAAGGTAAAAGCATGGATGAAGTAGTTGCATTCTGGAGAAAATATGAGCAACTGACTCGTGATGTCAACAAATTATCGATTCAGTTATCGAATACTCAAAAAGCGAGTGAGAAGCTATTTACAGCTACTTTAAATTCTTCTTTAAACGACAATATCATCGAACGTATTTCGAATGTGAAACTATCTTTGGATCAATTGGATTCTCAACTTTTT from Flammeovirga yaeyamensis includes these protein-coding regions:
- a CDS encoding WD40/YVTN/BNR-like repeat-containing protein is translated as MKKFKLLLLSALIIFSWHSSYAQKKKKAVKANQPSLDTHLFDSLTFRSIGPAFMSGRIADLAIDPINENIWYVAVGSGGVWKTVNAGTTFEPIFDNQSVYSIGCVTIDPNSPNTIWVGTGENVGGRHVAFGDGIYRSQDSGKTWENMGLKNSEHISKIIVHPDNSDVILVASQGPLWSEGGDRGFFKSKDGGKIWTKTLGDDAFTGVTDMVSDPRNPNRIYAVTWEHHRTVAAWMGGGEKSRLYVSDDAGDSWKMLTSGLPQGKWGKTGLAISPQNPDVLYAAIELNRKKGGVWRSENRGGHWTKMSDVVSGGTGPHYYQEIYASPHKFDRLYFMNNALMKSEDGGKTFEYMDETAKHGDSHAMAFKASDPNYILVGTDGGVYESFDLGSTWRYMENIPVTQFYKVAVDDTFPFYNVYGGTQDNSTEGGPSRTMNHHGIRNADWKVVLNWDGHQPATEPGNPDIMYGQRQQGTLSRIDLKSGEVIDIMPQPAADENYERYNWDAPILVSPHQPSTIYHASQRLWKSTDRGDSWTALSEDLTRNEERIALPIMGGVQSWDSPWDIYAMSNFSTITSIAVSPKNEKVIAIGTDDGLIQFTSDEGQTWKKIEASTLGVPKRSYINDIKADLFDENTFYVALDNHKEGDYKPYLLKTTDKGNSWSKIQNGFGDKNLVWRIVQDHVSKDLLFAGTEFGVYFSNNAGDSWTKLNGGIPTISFRDLAIQRRENDLVAASFGRGFYILDDYTALRDVKEQQIEQTASLFAPRKAWWYIQKSTVDFDDKRGTQGSQMYVADNPDFGATFTYYLKESIKSLEEIRVESEAVAGAQFPGWEALETEKREMKPFVYLEIKDQNGSIINRVKATNAKGFHRVTWDLRVGGTGTITLDGNEEQLHSFLAAPGKYTASLHSFESGKTNTLTEPVEVVVERLGETALEGKSMDEVVAFWRKYEQLTRDVNKLSIQLSNTQKASEKLFTATLNSSLNDNIIERISNVKLSLDQLDSQLFGNPAKNEVGEKSKTTIGERLFALNRGISMSTYGPTPTHLQTVKIIEDEMKMINEKLAPLKKEVKEIGMMVMQANGAWIEGME